From the bacterium genome, one window contains:
- a CDS encoding type II toxin-antitoxin system HicB family antitoxin, with amino-acid sequence MRYLVVVEQGPTSFGAYVPDLPGCVAAGETREEALELIREAIEFHIEGLRQDGQSVPAPSSTSAVIDVAAA; translated from the coding sequence ATGCGGTATCTCGTAGTGGTTGAGCAGGGTCCCACCTCTTTCGGCGCGTATGTGCCGGACCTTCCGGGCTGTGTCGCGGCCGGCGAAACTCGAGAGGAAGCGTTGGAGTTGATCCGCGAGGCGATCGAGTTCCACATCGAGGGATTGCGACAGGATGGGCAGTCTGTACCAGCGCCGTCGTCTACCAGCGCAGTCATCGACGTTGCCGCCGCCTAA
- a CDS encoding succinate dehydrogenase, which translates to MTTSTLSGGYREGLGATQRTDRWWIEPLWTGVGFLLFVLYANWAAFQGNHYFYGGYLSPFFSPVLFTDPTVAGAAPVEHAWFGVWPDWLRAIWPSFMPTSPAWLILAGPLSFRLTCYYYRKFYYRAYFLTPPACAVGARSQQSYRGETLLFLFQNLHRYALYIAIAYIFVLSYDAYLAFWRDGRFGIGLGTIILLLNPILLGSYTFGCHSFRHLVGGRLNCFSCDGASQARHGAWQRVSWLNQRHMLFAWMSLVWVGFCDFYVRMVSMGYIHDPSTWG; encoded by the coding sequence ATGACGACCTCAACGCTGAGCGGTGGCTATCGCGAGGGGCTGGGCGCCACGCAGCGAACCGACCGCTGGTGGATCGAACCACTGTGGACGGGAGTCGGGTTCCTGCTCTTCGTCCTCTATGCCAACTGGGCTGCGTTCCAGGGCAATCACTATTTCTACGGCGGGTATCTGTCGCCGTTCTTCTCGCCGGTCCTGTTCACCGATCCCACGGTGGCCGGCGCCGCCCCGGTCGAGCACGCCTGGTTCGGCGTCTGGCCCGACTGGCTGCGCGCCATCTGGCCGTCGTTCATGCCGACCTCGCCCGCCTGGCTGATCCTCGCCGGCCCGCTGTCGTTCCGCCTCACCTGCTACTACTACCGCAAGTTCTACTACCGGGCGTATTTCCTGACCCCGCCCGCCTGCGCGGTCGGGGCGCGCTCGCAGCAGAGCTACCGCGGCGAGACGCTCCTCTTCCTCTTCCAGAACCTGCACCGCTACGCGCTCTACATCGCCATCGCGTACATCTTCGTCCTCTCCTACGACGCCTATCTGGCGTTCTGGCGCGACGGCCGCTTCGGCATCGGCCTCGGCACGATCATCCTGCTGCTCAACCCGATCCTGCTCGGCAGCTACACCTTCGGCTGCCACTCGTTCCGCCACCTGGTCGGCGGCCGTCTCAACTGCTTCAGTTGCGACGGCGCCTCGCAGGCCCGCCACGGCGCCTGGCAGCGCGTCTCGTGGCTCAACCAGCGCCACATGCTGTTCGCCTGGATGAGCCTGGTGTGGGTCGGGTTCTGCGACTTCTACGTCCGCATGGTGTCGATGGGCTACATCCACGACCCGAGCACCTGGGGCTGA
- a CDS encoding type II toxin-antitoxin system HicA family toxin, translated as MKVRDLIALIEADGWQEVRTRGSHRQFRHPNKPGTVTVAGKPGVDVPPGTLTSVLKQAGLKK; from the coding sequence GTGAAGGTTCGGGATCTGATCGCCTTGATCGAAGCAGACGGATGGCAGGAAGTCCGGACGAGAGGCAGTCATCGACAGTTCCGACACCCGAACAAGCCTGGTACCGTGACGGTGGCTGGCAAGCCCGGCGTCGACGTTCCTCCCGGAACACTCACCAGCGTGCTGAAGCAGGCCGGCCTCAAGAAGTAG
- a CDS encoding fumarate reductase/succinate dehydrogenase flavoprotein subunit, with amino-acid sequence MADLSDIQSVEHDVVVIGAGGAGLRAAIECGLQGLNTGLVCKSLLGKAHTVMAEGGCAAALGNVAPQDNWKVHFRDTMRGGKFLNDWRMAELHAKQAPDRVRELEEWGAVFDRTPSGLISQRNFGGHRYPRLAHVGDRTGLEMIRTLQDKLVYLQHVAVHMECTALELLLDDGAIAGVLAYWRETGRLFLLKTKAVILATGGGGRAWRFTSNSWEYTGDGFALAYEAGAELINMEFTQFHPTGMVWPPSVRGILVTEGVRGDGGVLKNSAGDRFMFSYIPEKFAAETADTVEEADRWLADSSKNRRPPELLTRDVVARAITREVVEGRGSPHGGVFLDIASRRDPEFIKRKLPSMYHQFKELAGVDITKEPMEVGPTLHYFMGGIRVDADTQMSRVPGLFAAGECSGGMHGANRLGGNSLSDLLVFGQLAGVGARQYISGLGKQPRIDMAQVERAVQRATAPLNRAEGINPYVVTEHLQHVMDRYVNIVRQRDELETALVELEKLKQEVAQVKAPGASQYNPGWHEAIALGSLLITAESVTRAALIREESRGGHSRVDFPGESDEWVKVSVVARKGVDGQMEVRTEPRPQPPADLAQIAHATLEELEGSGATAAREKGASA; translated from the coding sequence ATGGCTGACCTCTCCGACATCCAATCCGTCGAGCACGACGTCGTCGTGATCGGCGCCGGCGGCGCCGGGCTGCGCGCCGCCATCGAGTGCGGCCTGCAGGGCCTCAACACCGGCCTGGTCTGCAAGTCGCTGCTCGGCAAGGCGCACACCGTCATGGCCGAGGGCGGCTGCGCCGCCGCGCTCGGCAACGTGGCGCCGCAGGACAACTGGAAGGTCCACTTCCGCGACACCATGCGCGGCGGCAAGTTCCTCAACGACTGGCGCATGGCCGAGCTGCACGCCAAGCAGGCCCCGGACCGGGTGCGCGAGCTCGAGGAGTGGGGCGCCGTCTTCGACCGCACGCCCAGCGGGCTGATCAGCCAGCGCAACTTCGGCGGGCACCGCTATCCCCGCCTGGCGCACGTCGGCGACCGCACCGGCCTGGAGATGATCCGAACCCTCCAGGACAAACTGGTCTACCTCCAGCACGTCGCCGTCCACATGGAGTGCACGGCGCTCGAGCTGCTGCTCGACGACGGCGCCATCGCCGGCGTCCTCGCCTACTGGCGCGAGACCGGCCGCCTCTTCCTGCTCAAGACCAAGGCGGTGATCCTCGCCACCGGTGGCGGCGGGCGCGCCTGGCGCTTCACCTCGAACTCCTGGGAGTACACCGGCGACGGCTTCGCCCTGGCCTACGAAGCCGGCGCCGAGCTCATCAACATGGAGTTCACCCAGTTCCACCCGACCGGCATGGTGTGGCCGCCCTCGGTGCGCGGCATCCTGGTGACCGAGGGCGTCCGCGGCGACGGCGGCGTGCTCAAGAACAGCGCCGGCGACCGCTTCATGTTCTCCTACATTCCGGAGAAGTTCGCCGCCGAGACCGCCGACACGGTGGAGGAGGCCGACCGCTGGCTGGCCGACTCGAGCAAGAACCGCCGGCCGCCCGAGCTCCTCACCCGCGACGTCGTCGCCCGCGCCATCACCCGCGAGGTGGTCGAGGGCCGCGGCTCGCCGCACGGCGGCGTCTTCCTCGACATCGCCTCGCGCCGCGACCCCGAGTTCATCAAGCGCAAGCTGCCGTCGATGTACCACCAGTTCAAGGAGCTGGCGGGCGTCGACATCACCAAGGAGCCGATGGAGGTCGGTCCCACCCTGCACTACTTCATGGGCGGCATCCGCGTCGACGCCGACACCCAGATGTCGCGCGTGCCCGGGCTGTTCGCCGCCGGCGAGTGCTCTGGCGGCATGCACGGCGCCAACCGCCTCGGCGGCAATTCGCTCTCCGACCTGCTGGTGTTCGGGCAGCTCGCCGGCGTCGGCGCCCGGCAGTACATCAGCGGCCTCGGCAAGCAGCCACGCATCGACATGGCGCAGGTCGAACGCGCCGTGCAGCGCGCCACCGCGCCGCTCAACCGCGCCGAGGGCATCAACCCGTACGTCGTCACCGAGCACCTCCAGCACGTCATGGACCGCTACGTGAACATCGTCCGCCAGCGGGACGAGTTGGAAACCGCGCTCGTCGAGCTGGAGAAGCTCAAGCAGGAGGTCGCGCAGGTGAAGGCGCCCGGCGCGTCGCAGTACAACCCGGGCTGGCACGAGGCGATCGCGCTCGGCTCGCTGCTGATCACCGCCGAGTCGGTCACCCGCGCGGCGCTGATCCGCGAGGAGAGCCGCGGCGGTCACAGCCGCGTCGACTTCCCCGGCGAGAGCGACGAGTGGGTGAAGGTCAGCGTGGTGGCGCGCAAGGGCGTCGACGGCCAGATGGAGGTCCGCACGGAACCCCGTCCCCAGCCGCCCGCCGATCTGGCGCAGATCGCCCACGCCACGCTCGAGGAGCTCGAGGGATCCGGCGCCACCGCGGCGCGGGAGAAGGGAGCGTCGGCATGA
- a CDS encoding c-type cytochrome: MRIATAMRMATAMVMLAALGEAVAAQQNAATPEATQPAAQVVRSGTWSMTLPLGLQAEGAYIPDNNPMSDDKIALGKLLYFDERLSKDRTVSCASCHMPFHGFADPNRTSPGVGHQFGARNSPTVMNRLFSKAQFWDGRAKDLEEQAHGPLVNPVEMAMGSHDDVVARVKDVPGYAPLFAKAFGDSTIDMPRIAAAIAAYERTVVTGDSPYDRYLAGDKGAMSEAQLRGMGAFFGRARCVTCHLGFNFTDEKFHNLGVGMDAEKPDLGRYVVTKVDEDKGAFKTPTLRNIELTAPYMHDGSEGTLVEVVEFYDRGGNRNPWLSKDMQPLGLSAQEKRDLVAFMEALTGPIANATPPKALPR; this comes from the coding sequence ATGCGGATTGCGACAGCGATGCGGATGGCGACGGCGATGGTGATGCTCGCGGCACTGGGAGAGGCGGTGGCGGCGCAGCAGAACGCCGCGACCCCCGAGGCGACCCAGCCGGCGGCGCAGGTGGTGCGCTCGGGCACCTGGTCGATGACCCTGCCACTCGGCCTGCAGGCGGAGGGGGCCTATATCCCCGACAACAACCCGATGAGCGACGACAAGATCGCGCTCGGCAAGCTCCTGTACTTCGACGAGCGCCTGTCGAAGGACCGCACCGTGTCCTGCGCCAGTTGCCACATGCCGTTCCACGGTTTCGCCGATCCCAACCGCACCTCGCCCGGCGTCGGCCATCAGTTCGGGGCGCGCAACAGTCCGACGGTGATGAACCGGCTGTTCTCCAAGGCGCAGTTCTGGGACGGGCGGGCGAAGGACCTCGAGGAGCAGGCGCACGGGCCGCTGGTCAACCCGGTGGAGATGGCGATGGGGTCGCACGACGACGTGGTCGCCCGCGTCAAGGACGTCCCGGGCTATGCCCCGCTGTTCGCCAAGGCCTTCGGCGATTCGACGATCGACATGCCGCGCATCGCGGCCGCGATCGCCGCCTACGAGCGCACGGTGGTGACCGGGGACAGTCCCTACGACCGCTACCTCGCCGGCGACAAGGGCGCGATGAGCGAGGCGCAACTGCGCGGCATGGGCGCCTTCTTCGGCCGCGCCCGCTGCGTCACCTGCCATCTCGGATTCAATTTCACCGACGAGAAGTTCCACAACCTCGGCGTCGGCATGGACGCCGAGAAGCCCGATCTCGGGCGCTACGTGGTGACCAAGGTCGACGAGGACAAGGGCGCGTTCAAGACGCCGACGCTGCGCAACATCGAGCTCACGGCGCCCTACATGCACGACGGCAGCGAGGGGACGCTGGTCGAGGTGGTGGAATTCTACGACCGCGGCGGCAACCGCAACCCGTGGCTGTCGAAGGACATGCAGCCACTCGGCCTCTCGGCCCAGGAGAAGCGCGACCTGGTGGCGTTCATGGAGGCCCTGACCGGACCGATCGCCAACGCCACGCCGCCGAAGGCGTTGCCGCGGTGA
- a CDS encoding TIGR01777 family oxidoreductase, with protein sequence MCGATDGLAVDRDSVELFVRRTHLPAPAATVFQWHERPGAFERLTPPWEAVRVIERRGGVEDGSRAVLRMGRGPLAVRWVAEHRDYIAGEQFRDVQTAGPFARWVHTHRVEPDGAAACWLEDRIEYALPLGGLGALVGGGYTRRKLARLFRYRHQVTAGDVAAHARLSGVETMKILVTGASGLIGGTLAPFLTTGGHQVLRLTRGRPRPGAATWDPDQGRIDRGALEGLDAVVHLAGENISTGRWTATKKARIHDSRVNGTRLLCETLASLRQPPAVLIAASAIGYYGDRGRDVVDEDSAPGAGFLADVCKEWEAATAPAAARGIRVVNMRFGVVLSGGGGALASMLTPFRLGAGGPIGGGEQFVSWIAIDDTVDAILFALTNQALSGPVNAVAPAPVTNAELARTLGAVLSRPAVLPLPAFAVRLLFGEMGEELLLASTRVEPHRLQAAGFAFRFPTLEPALRYLLGR encoded by the coding sequence ATGTGCGGCGCGACAGATGGCCTCGCGGTCGATCGCGACAGCGTCGAGCTCTTCGTCCGGCGCACGCACCTGCCGGCGCCCGCCGCCACCGTGTTCCAGTGGCACGAGCGGCCCGGGGCCTTCGAGCGCCTGACGCCGCCCTGGGAGGCGGTGCGGGTGATCGAGCGCCGCGGCGGCGTCGAGGACGGCTCCCGGGCGGTGCTGCGCATGGGCCGCGGCCCGCTCGCCGTCCGCTGGGTCGCCGAGCACCGCGACTACATCGCCGGCGAGCAATTCCGCGATGTCCAGACGGCGGGCCCGTTCGCCCGCTGGGTGCACACCCACCGCGTCGAGCCGGACGGCGCCGCCGCCTGCTGGCTCGAGGATCGCATCGAGTACGCCCTGCCCCTCGGCGGCCTGGGCGCCCTCGTCGGCGGCGGCTACACCCGACGCAAGCTGGCGCGCCTGTTCCGCTACCGCCACCAGGTCACGGCCGGCGACGTGGCGGCGCACGCGCGCCTGTCAGGAGTGGAGACGATGAAGATTCTGGTCACCGGAGCGAGCGGCCTGATCGGCGGCACCCTGGCTCCGTTTCTCACCACCGGCGGGCACCAGGTGCTCCGCCTCACTCGCGGCCGCCCGCGACCTGGCGCCGCGACCTGGGATCCCGATCAGGGCAGGATCGACCGCGGCGCCCTCGAGGGCCTCGATGCGGTCGTCCACCTCGCCGGCGAGAACATCTCGACCGGCCGCTGGACGGCGACGAAAAAGGCGCGCATCCACGACAGCCGGGTCAACGGCACCCGCCTCCTGTGCGAGACGCTGGCCTCGCTGCGGCAGCCACCGGCGGTGCTGATCGCCGCCTCCGCGATCGGCTACTACGGCGATCGCGGTCGCGACGTCGTCGACGAGGACAGCGCCCCCGGCGCCGGCTTCCTGGCCGACGTGTGCAAGGAGTGGGAAGCCGCCACCGCCCCCGCCGCGGCGCGCGGCATCCGGGTCGTGAACATGCGCTTCGGCGTCGTCCTCTCCGGCGGCGGCGGCGCGCTCGCCAGCATGCTGACGCCGTTCCGGCTCGGCGCCGGCGGCCCGATCGGCGGCGGCGAACAATTCGTGAGCTGGATCGCGATCGACGACACCGTCGACGCGATCCTCTTCGCCCTCACCAACCAGGCGCTGTCGGGGCCGGTGAACGCCGTGGCGCCCGCGCCGGTGACCAACGCCGAGCTCGCCCGCACCCTCGGCGCCGTGCTGTCGCGCCCCGCGGTGCTCCCCCTGCCCGCCTTCGCGGTCCGCCTGCTGTTCGGCGAGATGGGCGAGGAGCTGCTGCTCGCCAGCACCCGCGTCGAACCGCATCGCCTGCAGGCGGCTGGCTTCGCCTTCCGCTTTCCGACCCTCGAGCCGGCGCTGCGCTACCTGCTCGGTCGCTGA
- a CDS encoding succinate dehydrogenase/fumarate reductase iron-sulfur subunit, translating into MTTRTFRVWRGDKSGGEFRDYEVPIDEGMVVLDVVHRIQATQAPDLAVRWNCKAGKCGSCSCEINGKPRLSCMTRMDTLPAEGPITVQPIKTFPVIRDLVTDVAWNYRQKRRIPGFRPRPRNPDGTYRMQQEDVDRIQEFRKCIECYLCQDVCHVLRDQGKLDKFVGPRFMIYLANQEMHPLDNADRIPAVRRDFGSGYCNITKCCTEVCPEGIHITDNAIIPLKERVVDRFYDPIAAIVRLVRDKPTKEPAPALDPD; encoded by the coding sequence ATGACCACCCGCACCTTCCGCGTCTGGCGCGGCGACAAGAGCGGCGGCGAGTTCCGCGACTACGAGGTCCCGATCGACGAGGGCATGGTGGTGCTCGACGTCGTGCACCGCATCCAGGCGACCCAGGCGCCCGACTTGGCGGTGCGCTGGAACTGCAAGGCCGGCAAGTGCGGCTCGTGCAGTTGCGAGATCAACGGCAAGCCGCGGCTGTCGTGCATGACGCGCATGGACACGCTGCCCGCCGAGGGCCCGATCACCGTGCAGCCGATCAAGACCTTCCCGGTGATCCGCGACCTGGTCACCGACGTCGCCTGGAACTACCGGCAGAAGCGGCGCATCCCGGGCTTCCGCCCGCGGCCGCGCAATCCCGACGGCACCTACCGGATGCAGCAGGAGGACGTCGACCGCATCCAGGAGTTCCGCAAGTGCATCGAGTGCTACCTGTGCCAGGACGTCTGCCACGTGCTGCGCGACCAGGGGAAGCTCGACAAGTTCGTCGGCCCGCGCTTCATGATCTACCTGGCGAACCAGGAGATGCACCCGCTCGACAACGCCGACCGCATCCCGGCGGTGCGCCGCGACTTCGGATCCGGCTACTGCAACATCACCAAGTGCTGCACCGAAGTCTGCCCGGAGGGCATCCACATCACCGACAACGCGATCATCCCGCTCAAGGAACGCGTCGTCGACCGCTTCTACGACCCGATCGCCGCCATCGTGCGCTTGGTGCGCGACAAGCCGACGAAGGAACCGGCGCCGGCGCTCGATCCGGACTGA
- a CDS encoding NAD(P)/FAD-dependent oxidoreductase, translating into MVANAATRVVIVGGGFGGLYAARSLKRAPVQVTLVDRRNFHLFQPLLYQVATGGLSPGEIASPLRAVLSRHGNTRVLLGEVERIDVEQRRVQLSDGAVDYDELIVATGATHHYFGNDQWEPFAPGLKTIEDATEMRRRILLAFETAEREPDPARREAWLTFVVVGAGPTGVELAGALSEIANDTLKNDFRAIHPRDSRILLVEATDRVLPAYPRDLSEKACRSLEHLGVTVRLRSSVSAIDAASVTVTHGERSEVIRSRTVLWAAGVAASPLARQLAAATGAALDRAGRVHVLPDLSLPGHPEIAVIGDMAHCEQDGALLPGIAPVAMAQGRHAARRVVARATGRAVRPFRYFDKGTMATIGRSSAVANLRLVHMSGLPAWLAWLFIHLLYLVEFENRLLVLVQWAWMYFTRNRGARLITGADPLPLPLSTPATKDAGADAGHEVA; encoded by the coding sequence ATCGTGGCGAACGCGGCAACCCGGGTGGTCATCGTCGGCGGCGGCTTCGGCGGCCTCTACGCGGCGCGCTCGCTGAAGCGCGCGCCCGTGCAGGTGACGCTGGTCGACCGACGCAACTTCCATCTCTTCCAGCCGCTGCTCTACCAGGTGGCGACCGGCGGACTGTCGCCGGGGGAGATCGCCTCGCCGCTGCGCGCCGTGCTGAGCCGGCATGGCAACACGCGAGTGCTCCTCGGCGAGGTGGAGCGCATCGACGTCGAGCAGCGCCGGGTCCAGCTCAGCGACGGCGCGGTGGACTACGACGAGCTGATCGTCGCCACCGGCGCCACCCACCACTACTTCGGCAACGATCAGTGGGAGCCGTTCGCGCCGGGGCTGAAGACGATCGAGGACGCGACGGAGATGCGGCGGCGGATCCTGCTCGCCTTCGAGACCGCCGAGCGCGAGCCCGACCCCGCGCGGCGCGAGGCCTGGCTGACGTTCGTGGTCGTCGGCGCCGGTCCGACCGGCGTGGAGCTCGCCGGGGCGCTGAGCGAGATCGCCAACGACACCCTGAAGAACGACTTCCGCGCCATCCACCCGCGCGATTCGCGCATCCTCCTCGTCGAGGCGACGGACCGCGTGTTGCCGGCGTATCCACGCGATCTCTCCGAGAAGGCCTGCCGATCGCTCGAGCATCTGGGGGTGACGGTGCGCCTGCGGAGCAGCGTCTCCGCGATCGACGCGGCGTCCGTGACGGTGACGCACGGGGAGCGGAGCGAGGTGATCCGGAGCCGCACGGTGCTGTGGGCCGCCGGTGTCGCCGCCTCGCCCCTGGCGCGCCAGTTGGCGGCGGCGACCGGCGCGGCGCTCGACCGCGCCGGCCGAGTGCACGTGCTGCCGGATCTCAGCCTGCCCGGCCACCCCGAGATCGCGGTCATCGGCGACATGGCGCACTGCGAGCAGGACGGCGCCCTGCTGCCCGGGATCGCGCCGGTGGCCATGGCGCAGGGCCGCCATGCGGCACGCCGCGTGGTCGCGCGCGCCACCGGCCGAGCGGTGCGGCCGTTCCGCTACTTCGACAAGGGGACGATGGCGACGATCGGGCGCTCCAGCGCCGTCGCCAATCTGCGCCTGGTCCACATGTCGGGGCTCCCCGCCTGGCTCGCCTGGCTGTTCATCCACCTCCTCTATCTGGTGGAGTTCGAGAACCGGTTGCTCGTCCTCGTGCAGTGGGCGTGGATGTACTTCACCCGCAACCGCGGCGCGCGGCTGATCACCGGCGCCGACCCGCTGCCGCTGCCGCTGTCGACGCCGGCCACGAAGGACGCGGGGGCGGATGCCGGACACGAGGTCGCCTGA
- a CDS encoding transposase, which produces MPATSGACPGSLGGAASGRPGAPWSATKPVSAGGNASTGPPQKARRERRTIVFIDESGLSERPHRCRTWAPRGQTPVLQYHFHWKTLSAIAGVNVVAVLLPAVPRHDQESEIVDFWPSPTGPPRKALIIWSRRCGSTAVDW; this is translated from the coding sequence ATCCCGGCCACGTCTGGCGCTTGCCCCGGCAGCCTGGGTGGAGCTGCCAGCGGCCGACCGGGCGCGCCCTGGAGCGCGACGAAGCCCGTATCCGCTGGTGGAAACGCGAGCACTGGCCCGCCCCAAAAAGCCCGCCGCGAGCGGCGCACCATCGTCTTCATCGATGAAAGCGGACTCAGTGAGCGCCCGCACCGCTGTCGGACATGGGCGCCGCGGGGGCAGACCCCGGTCCTCCAGTATCACTTCCACTGGAAGACGCTCTCGGCGATCGCGGGCGTAAATGTGGTGGCAGTTCTACTTCCGGCTGTACCCCGGCACGATCAAGAGTCCGAGATCGTCGACTTCTGGCCGTCTCCAACGGGCCCTCCCCGCAAAGCGCTCATCATCTGGAGCCGGCGCTGCGGCAGCACCGCAGTCGACTGGTGA
- a CDS encoding helix-turn-helix domain-containing protein, whose protein sequence is MGNPAGVKRDFDELERRRLEAARLLKAGVKPAEVARRVGVHRQSVSRWVQQLATHGRAGLKKAGRAGRPPRLTASQRRQLERALQRGPEALGYPTGPWTTGASRS, encoded by the coding sequence ATGGGAAATCCGGCGGGGGTGAAGCGGGATTTTGATGAGTTGGAACGGCGGCGACTGGAGGCCGCGCGGTTACTGAAGGCCGGGGTGAAACCGGCCGAGGTGGCGCGGCGGGTGGGCGTCCATCGCCAGTCGGTGAGTCGCTGGGTGCAGCAGTTGGCGACCCACGGGCGGGCCGGGCTGAAGAAGGCGGGGCGCGCGGGGCGCCCACCGCGCCTGACCGCCTCGCAACGCCGCCAGCTCGAACGCGCCCTGCAGCGCGGCCCGGAAGCGCTCGGATACCCCACCGGGCCGTGGACCACCGGCGCGTCGCGGAGCTGA